A stretch of Gorilla gorilla gorilla isolate KB3781 chromosome 9, NHGRI_mGorGor1-v2.1_pri, whole genome shotgun sequence DNA encodes these proteins:
- the PUS3 gene encoding tRNA pseudouridine(38/39) synthase encodes MADNDTDRNQTEKLLKRVQELEQEVQRLKKEKAKNKEDSNIRENSSGAGKTKRAFDFSAHGRRHVALRIAYMGWGYQGFASQENTNNTIEEKLFEALTKTRLVESRQTSNYHRCGRTDKGVSAFGQVISLDLRSQFPRGRDSEDFNVKEEANVAAEEIRYTHILNRVLPPDIRILAWAPVEPSFSARFSCLERTYRYFFPRADLDIVTMDYAAQKYVGTHDFRNLCKMDVANGVINFQRTILSAQVQLVRQSPGEGRWQEPFQLCQFEVTGQAFLYHQVRCMMAILFLIGQGMEKPEIIDELLNIEKNPQKPQYSMAVEFPLVLYDCKFENVKWIYDQEAQKFNITHLQQLWANHAVKTHMLYSMLQGLDSVPVPCGIGPKTDGMTEWGNVKPSVIKQTSAFVEGVKMRTYKPLMDRPKCQGLESRIQHFVRRGRIEHPHLFHEEETKAKRDCNDTLEEENTNLETPTKRVCVDTEIKSII; translated from the exons ATGGCTGATAATGACACAGACAGAAACCAGACTGAGAAGCTCCTAAAAAGAGTACAAGAACTGGAGCAAGAGGTGCAAAGACTTAAAAAGGAAAAGGCCAAAAATAAGGAGGACTCAAACATTAGAGAAAATTCATCAGGAGCTGGAAAAACTAAGCGTGCATTTGATTTCAGTGCTCATGGCCGAAGACACGTAGCCCTAAGAATAGCCTATATGGGCTGGGGATACCAGGGCTTTGCTAGTCAGGAAAACACAAATAATACCATTGAAGAGAAACTGTTTGAAGCTCTAACCAAGACTCGATTAGTAGAAAGCAGACAGACATCCAACTATCACCGATGTGGGAGAACAGATAAAGGAGTTAGTGCCTTTGGACAG GTGATCTCACTTGACCTTCGCTCTCAGTTTCCAAGGGGCAGGGATTCCGAGGACTTTAATGTAAAAGAGGAGGCTAATGTTGCTGCTGAAGAGATCCGTTATACCCACATTCTCAATCGGGTACTCCCTCCAGACATCCGTATATTGGCCTGGGCCCCTGTAGAACCAAGCTTCAGTGCTAGGTTCAGCTGTCTTGAGCGGACTTACCGCTATTTTTTCCCTCGTGCTGATTTAGATATTGTAACCATGGATTATGCAGCTCAGAAGTATGTTGGCACCCATGATTTCAGGAACTTGTGTAAAATGGATGTAGCCAACGGTGTGATTAATTTTCAGAGGACTATACTATCTGCTCAAGTACAGCTAGTGCGCCAGAGCCCAGGTGAGGGGAGATGGCAAGAACCTTTCCAGTTATGTCAGTTTGAAGTGACTGGCCAGGCATTCCTTTATCATCAAGTCCGATGTATGATGGCTATCCTCTTTCTGATTGGCCAAGGAATGGAGAAGCCAGAGATTATTGATGAGCTGCTGAATATAGAGAAAAATCCCCAAAAGCCTCAATATAg taTGGCTGTAGAATTTCCTCTAGTCTTATATGACTGTAAGTTTGAAAATGTCAAATGGATCTATGACCAGGAGGCTCAGAAGTTCAATATTACCCACCTACAACAACTGTGGGCTAATCATGCTGTCAAAACTCACATGCTGTATAGTATGCTACAAGGACTGGACTCTGTTCCAGTACCCTGTGGAATAGGACCAAAGACGGATGGAATGACAGAATGGGGAAATGTTAAGCCCTCTGTCATAAAGCAGACCAGTGCCTTTGTAGAAGGAGTGAAGATGCGCACATATAAGCCCCTCATGGACCGTCCTAAATGCCAAGGACTGGAATCCCGGATCCAGCATTTTGTACGTAGGGGACGAATTGAGCACCCACATTTATTCcatgaggaagaaacaaaagccaaaagggACTGTAATGACACACTAGAGGAAGAGAATACTAATTTGGAGACACCAACGAAGAGGGTCTGTGTTGACACAGAAATTAAAAGCATCATTTAA
- the HYLS1 gene encoding centriolar and ciliogenesis-associated protein HYLS1: MEELLPDGQIWANMDPEERMLAAATAFTHICAGQGEGDVRREAQSIQYDPYSKASVAPGKRPALPVQLQYPHVESNVPSETVSEASQRLRKPVMKRKVLRRKPDGEVLVTDESIISESESGTENDQDLWDLRQRLMNVQFQEDKESSFDVSQKFNLPHEYQGISQDQLICSLQREGMGSPAYEQDLIVASRPKSFILPKLDQLSRNRGKTDRVARYFEYKRDWDSIRLPGEDHRKELRWGVREQMLCRAEPQPKPQHIYVPNNYLVPTEKKRSALRWGVRCDLANGVIPRKLPFPLSPS, encoded by the coding sequence ATGGAAGAACTTCTACCTGATGGACAAATATGGGCTAATATGGATCCAGAAGAACGAATGTTGGCAGCTGCTACAGCTTTTACCCACATCTGTGCAGGGCAGGGTGAAGGAGATGTCAGGAGAGAAGCCCAGTCTATCCAATATGATCCCTACAGTAAAGCTTCAGTAGCCCCAGGGAAGCGACCTGCTCTTCCTGTGCAACTACAGTACCCACATGTAGAAAGTAATGTCCCTTCAGAAACAGTCTCTGAGGCCTCCCAAAGACTCCGAAAGCCAGTGATGAAGAGAAAGGTGCTGCGCAGAAAGCCAGATGGGGAAGTATTAGTAACAGATGAGTCGATTATCAGTGAATCAGAATCTGGTACAGAAAATGATCAGGATCTCTGGGACTTAAGACAAAGGCTGATGAATGTACAGTTCCAGGAAGACAAGGAATCTTCATTTGATGTTTCACAAAAATTTAACCTACCACATGAATACCAAGGAATTTCTCAAGATCAGCTCATTTGCTCTCTACAAAGAGAAGGAATGGGCTCTCCAGCTTACGAACAAGACCTGATTGTTGCCAGCAGACCCAAGTCCTTTATTCTCCCAAAGCTGGACCAGTTAAGCCGAAACCGGGGCAAGACAGACCGGGTAGCCCGGTATTTTGAGTACAAACGGGACTGGGACTCAATACGTTTACCTGGTGAAGATCATAGGAAGGAATTACGCTGGGGTGTCCGAGAGCAGATGCTTTGTCGAGCAGAACCCCAACCCAAACCTCAGCACATATATGTCCCAAACAATTATCTAGTACCAACAGAGAAGAAAAGGTCTGCACTCCGTTGGGGTGTTCGTTGTGACCTTGCAAATGGTGTCATACCCAGGAagcttcccttccctctttctccttcttaa